AGTCCGTATGGGGCCCGTCACATGGCCGGCAATATCGCCGAATGGGTGCAGGACTGGCTGGGATTCGACTATTACGCGGTCACGCCGGACCGCAATCCGCCTGGTCCGACTTCGGGCCGCTACAAGGTCGTGCGGGGCGGTTCGTGGAAAAGCAAGCCGATGATGCTCCGCACGGCGACACGCGGCGGGTCTTCGCCCGATCAGCGCTCCGCCACCATCGGCTTCCGTTGCGCTGCGTCCGTCCCATGAGAGGCCACGTTCCTGCTCCCTTTTCCTTCAATCAGCCCCGCCACGACCGCGCACTCCAGGCCGAACGGCAGGTAGCCCGCGTAGCCCAGAATCGGCATTTCGAACAGGTGACAGCATTGGACGTAGGGAATGGCATACTCCCAATGGGCGAGACTCTTCACGTTCCACAGCTCCCAGAAGAAGCCACAGACGAGGGCGGCAAAGGCCGGATGACAGACCGGACGCCAATCGCCGGTTCGCAAGCCGGATAAGATCGTGTCTTCTCCCCTGATCAGCGCCATCGACATCAAGAGGAGAAGCGGCGCCACCCAAACCAGCGGAAACAGATAATCCGGCCAGAGGCCGATGCCGAACAGACCGAGCGCAGCCGCGATCAGGCCCACCCATCCCGTGATCGGACGATTCACCCAGTCCCACTGCCACAGCCGGCGGAACGCCGCGTCGAATCTTGGCCAGGTCGAGAGCCACTCTGTCGTGCTCAAGACCGCGGGCAACACGGTGGAGAAGGGTAGAGTCGCGTACCAGATATACTCCCAGGCGGTCAGCTCCCACACCGGCGGATAGTGCCAGTTCTCGACGAAGCGGTTGAGATATTCGAAGAACCACCAAAAGACGGCGCTGAGTGGAAACAGCCACAGAAAAAACCGAGGACGGCTTCGCATCAGGCACTGTCGAGTCCGGGCCTCGGTCCAGGCATTGACGACCAGAATGTAGCCCAGCCAGAGCGGCGTGAAGGTATGGGCCTGCCAGGACCCCATCCATTCGAACCGATTCCAGGCGACGATCCAGGCCAGCCCGGTCCACAGGAGTCCGACCCAGCCCCACCAGGGAAACGAGCGCGGGGCTTGTTCCGAATGAGACCGAGCCGGAGCGGCCAACAGGCGCCATAGGAAGGGGCCGACACAGAGGAGAATCGCCACCGCCAGCAGCGAGAACGCGATCCAAGAAAAGGGAGCCTGTGCGACGTCTTGAGTCCTGGGGGGAAATTCAAGGTAGGGTGCGAGCGGCCTGCCCGCCAGATGAACGCCTGCCAGCGGGAGCCCCAGAAGCAGCGCCGCCATGGCGGCGATTCGGCTGAGGTTACCCCGCACCGCGGACACTCACGGCGCCAGTCGCGTTCGAGCCCAACGCCCTTTCAGGTTGTAGGCCGCCAGCTCGATCGCCTCGTCCGCAGCCAGGCTCCGCAAGAGGTCGTGAGCCTCGGCGTCATCCCGCGGGGCGGCGATGCGCTGCATCCGTCCGGACCGGCGAATGACCGGATAGGCATTGGAGGTCAGTCGTCCCGCCAGTTGTTCCAGGGTGGAGAGCGTTCGGCCTTCCGACCTGGCGTGGACGGTGCCGGTCTTGGCATCCACTAATGCCAGTTCAGCCAGGGCATGCTGGACCGTGCTGGAACCGGGCAAACGTCCCATGGCCCCGCCTCCTTCTTGCGTGCCGTCAAGGGGCAAGGTCGTGGCACTGGTCACCTCCACGCTCGAAATCACCGCGATCAGGAGGTGCTCGATCCCCTGCTCCCGGGCAAGCTGCTCCCAGGCGACGGACGCTTCACCGGCCTTGCGCACGGACGACGGGGCGACCTTGACGACAGCAAGCGGCAGCGCGCGGCTGATATGTTGTCGCGCCTGATCGGTCACGAACGCCAGCGCGCCCTCAGAGAGGGGTGGCGCGGATTCCGGGACGGCCACATCGTTGATCACCGCCAGCCCGACGCGAAGACCGGCCGGGAGTCCGGTCATCGTCGCGGCCTCCGGCTGCGTGGCTGTCCCAAGATAGGCATCGAGGCGAGGCGCAGGCGCGGAGACCCCGCAGCCGGAGACAGTGAATCCCGGAAGCGCCAGGATCAGGAACGCGGCTCCCCACCCCATCAAGCCGGCATGAGCGCAATAGATCTGATCCACCTCGAACATCCTCGCTACAACCGGCCTTCGTCCAGCTCGATCGCCTCGACCCAGGTCGACACGGGCGGCAAGGATTCAAGCGGCACCCCGCGCTTGACCGCCACATCCCGGAGCCGCCCTTGAAAACGGTCGCGCGCCGCCTCGTCGGCCGGCCCCGCCGTAAGGACCTTTCCGGTCCAAAGCCTGGTCTCGGCCTCGGACAGCGTCCTTCCACAGGTTCGCACCCACTCCAGTAGGTCCTCGTCCGTTCCTCCCGCCAGCACCCGTTGCTTGAACGCCTGCGCATCGATGCTCAGCAACTCGATCAAGGACTTGTCGAACCCGGTGGTGAGGTAGTGATAGTCCTGGATCAATCCGGCATGACGCAGACGGATCTTATCGATCAACCGGGCCAGATGCGCCAGGCCGCCGAGCAAGACCTTGGGACTTCTGGGGTACAGTGGGGCGTCCATCGATAATGTCTGAAAGAGTCGAGAGGTCGTGCGCATCCCCTCTTTCCGCCGAGGCCGATCAACTTTGCCATAGCCGGGCCACCCTTGGCTAGGAGCCTGCGTCGCTCCGATCAGTAGGTATATTTGGCTCGTCAGAACCGAGCTTGCATGGTAGGCTCCATTCGAGATCGCCGGACCCGGTTACGCTCGGTCTTCAGGAAGTTCCTTATGGCCTTGCCCGCTCCCAGATCACATGAAAAGCGACGCCATCCCCGCGTGCGCGTCCAATATCGCAGCCATTTCTCCTCGAAAAACCGGATGGTCGCCGGAGACGGAGACTTGCAAGACCTCTCGCAGGCCGGTTGCCGGATCAAGAGCCAGGTGACCGCCCCCGCCGGTTCGGAGTTGGAACTGTGCGTCTTCGTCGACGGAGACGAGAACCCGCTCGTGATCGATGTCGCCTCCGTACGGTGGGTGCGCTCCGACGAGTTCGGTCTGTCCTTCACGCAGGTCCGCCCGCCCGTACAGCGCCGCATCACAGACCTCTGTCGAAAATTAGCCCCGTTGGATTAGGCGCCAAGCTCCGCCGCTCTGCCCACTGACGGCGATCGACCGATCGAGAACGGTCTGTTGACGCCGGAAGAGGTCGCCCTCACAGGCGGATTTCTCAGAATCCACCCTACCCAATGGCCCTATCAATCGACAAACGGCTCTAATTGCTCACACGTGTTCTTTATGGTACAGAGGCAGCCTGAAGTGGATAGCAGTCATTCATACATCGATTCATTCATCATCCCTGAATATCCTTCTTTGCAGCGATCGCTGGAATCTCCCTTCATTTTGGCGTCATGAGCGGACGATCGCACGCCCATCTTCGACTTTGTCCAGGCCGTCATAGGATGAAGCGCGTTCGGTATTAACTTTGCTTTCCCAGGCGCGAGACTCCCTGCGCACCGATCGGCTCATCCCTATACAGAGGAATGAGAATACGTAGAAGGTGTTTCTCCGCCGGCTCAGTTACGAAAGGACCCGGATTAGCCGGCGGTTCCAGCGAAGCTTGGTATAGAGGGGCTTCACCCGATAAGCCGCCAGTCCAACCAGGTTTGGTATGGGAAAGAGAGAAAAGAATCACCAAAGGGGTCTCTCCGCGGGCGTCAGATTACTGAGAAACCGTGAATAGCCCGCGGTTCTAGCGAAGCTTGGTATGGTGAAAGCATGGAAGAACGATCACTTCACTCCATTATTGTTGTCAGACTGTTGGGCGCCGTCGCCTGTGCACTGTTGGTAGCCTGTTCCGGGGGCGGCGACGGGGGATCAGGTGCGGGAGGGGCAGGCGGGGTGACGGGCCATGTGACGCCGTCGATCACCACAACATTGTTGCCGATAGGTGACGAATCGCTGCCCTATTCAGCCACATTGACGGCATCGGGTCCGGGGCCGTTGACCTGGACGGTCACTGGTTCGCTGCCCCAAGGGCTCACATTCAATCCTTCCACCGGCACGATCACAGGCACCCCCGTGGCGCCTGCCTCAGCGCCCCTCTCCGTCAAAGTCACCGCGCCGACCTGGAACGATACCAAAGATTACACGCTGACCATCCGTTCCAGGACACACCGGGTCTCCGTCGCGAGCGAATCGTTGGCCGAGAGCAACGGCGGCAGCGGCGACGGGACCAGACTGACCAACGGCGTGCTCCAGGAGCGCAGTTTCGGTCCTGGAATCAGTGGAACCGGCCGGTTCACGGTCTTCGATTCCGGCGCCACCAACCTGGTTCCCGGAGTGCTCTCGAACGGCAAGCGGCAGGTCTATTTGCACGACCGCGAGACCGGCTTCACGGAGTTGATCTCGGTCGGTCCGGGGAATGTCCCCGGTGACGACGATAGTTTCACGGCCGCGGTGAGCGACGACGGGCAACTGGTCGCGTTCGACTCGTTTGCCGCCAATCTGATTCCAGGGGACACCAACGGCGCACGAGACATCTTCCTGCGGAACCGCACCACTGGCGTCACGGAGCGGCTCTCGCAAGGAGTTCAAGGCGCGCAGGGCATCTGTCCGAACCCCGGCGAAGGCTGCAACAGCTTCAGCCCCGCGATCAGCGCGGACGGGAAGGTCCTCGCCTTCGGCAGTTTTTCGCGACTGGTTCCGGACGACACGGACGACGGCACCGATATCTACGTGCTGGACCGGAGGGGCGCGCCGGTCCTGCGGCGGATTACTGCCGGTATCGGAGGAGCCCAGGCCAATATTCTCAACGGGAGCCCGGCGGTCAGCGCCGACGGCCAATTCGTTGCCTTTGCCTCCAATGCGAGCAATCTGCTCGCAGGCGATTCGGCCGACATCGTGACCGATGTCTTCCTGTACAGCCTGCAAACCGGCGTCTTGCGGAAGGTTTCCGTCCCAGCCGGCGGCGGCGCGGCCGACGGCGATAGTTTCAGCCCGTCGCTGAGCGGAGAGGGGCGGTTTGTGGCCTTCTGGTCGCAGGCCGGCAATCTCATGGCGGGACCGGCGGAGGGAGACAACATCGCCGACGTGTTTGTGGCCGATATGCAAGCCTCGCAACCCTCGATCGTCAAAGTGTCCGTCAACCTGAATCTGGCCTCCGGCAACGGGGACAGCCGGTCCGCTTCGATCAGTCGCGACGGCCGCCTCGTGGCCTATGATTCACTCGCGACCAATCTCGATGTCACGGCGGCCGATGCCAACGGCGTGCGCGATATCATCGTCACGGATCGCAGTTGTGCATTCGACGCAACCCAACCCTGTTCGGTGAAGAGGGTTTCCATCCACGGCAACGGGGGCGACTCCAACGGGGAAAGCCGTTATCCGGCCATCAGCGGAGATGGCCGGTTCGTCCTGTACTATTCCGATGGGTCGAGCCTCGTCGATGGGGATGCGAACGGCGCGCGGGATGCATTCGTCAGCCGGCGACCGTAGCAGTACGGTGCTGCTCTGCCGCTCACTCGGGCGGGCGCCTCAAACACCGCCCGCCCGTTGCGTCTTTTTTCGCCTTCGTCCTTCCATCAACCTCCGCAACGTCCACGCATTCTCGACGGCATGACCGCGGGCGTCGTTGTTGAAATAGACATACAGGTCATGGCCGTCCTGCGCCGCCCGCTTGAGCCACCGGGCTTCCTTGGTCAGTTCCTCGTCGGTATAGGAAGAGGCGAACATCTGCGTCCGCCCGTGAAATCGGACATAGACGAACTCCGCAGTCCGCACGTCGCGACGCGGATACCGAGGCGAATCGGCGATACAGAGGGCTGCACCATGCCGCTGCAAGAGATCGTAGACGTCCTCTGTGAACCAGGACTCGTGCCGAAATTCACAGACCAGCCGCAGAGGGGGATCGGAAGCGGCCGGCCTGCAGGCGGAGGCCAGGAATCGAGCGAGCCTGGGCCGATCGCATCGGAACGACGGCGGAAACTGCAACAGCAGCGGCCCCAGATGTCGGCCCAATACCCGCGCCCGGTCGACGAACGCCCGCCAGGGCTCCTCCACATCCACGAGCCGCTTGTGATGCGTGATCAACCGGCTGACTTTGAGCGCGAACACAAACTCCGGCGGCACCTGCGCCGTCCATTGTTCATAGGTCGCCGCGCGGGGCAGATGATAAAAGGATGAGTTGACTTCGGTGGTGGGAAACTCCTGCGCGTAATACTCCAGGTAGCGCCGGCGGGGGCAATCCTCCGGATAGAAAGGGCCCTTCCAATTCGCGTAGGCCCAGCCTGACGTGCCGATCAGCAGCGACGGCATCAGCGCCCTGCCCGTGGACTTGAGAGGCCCAGGCCGATCCGCACCTGCCGGACGATGTCGTCCGGGCGCTGGGACGCATCCACCACGAGCGCGCCGACCGGCTCTTCCAGCGCCGCATACTGACTGGCCAACAATTCGTCCGGGAAGAAATGCCCGGATCGCCCCTTGAGCCGTTGCGCCATCAACGAATAGGGACCTGCCAGATAGACCAGCCGGACCAGGGAGGGATCAATGACCAACCGGGTTCGATAGCTCGCCTTCAGCGCAGAGCAGGCCAAAACGACATCGCGGCTCGAGGCCAGCCAGCGTCGGATTTCCGCTTGCAGATGCAGAAGCCAAGGCTCCCGATCCTCATCGGTCAGCGCGAGCCCCCGACGCATCTTGTCGAGGTTGGATTGCGGATGGCGATCGTCGCCATCGACAAAGCTCCATTCCAACGATTCGGCCAGGAGGCGACCGATCGTTGTCTTGCCCGACCCCGACACGCCCATGACGATGACGACCATGTCGTTCCTTCGCGCTCCCTTGGGACGGCGATGACTGATGCGGAACTGACGATCAGGCGATTTGGGTGCAGGGAAACGCAAAAACACGGATGGAAGGCCTCTGCCACCCCGGATGGTCCTCAACCTGCCGGCACCAGGCCTGGACAGCTTGAGCGACCTTCTCAACATGGGCATCGTCCAGCGCCACGAGCACGATCGTGTTCGTGCCAGGATAAAACTGCGCTCCCTCCGCCGGGCCGCTCTGCCCCTGCCCGACCGCTTCATTGATTTCCGTAAACTGACGCACGTCGCAGTCTCTCAGCAACTCATCGACCCGCTCCTTGAGCGACGAGCGAAACACGATCATCAACATCTGCATGAGCCCCCTCCCGGCGCTTGGAATCCGATTGCGGTATCGCACACCTTCGGCCGCGGCCCCTTGGCTCCGACCGAAGGCAGTGTACCGGAAGGACCTCCGCTAAAAAAGCGGCCTCTGAAAGACAAGCGGACGGCTTGCAGAACGGGACCGGCGTCGTTTATCGTCAAGTCCAGCCCAGCGCCCATCCGCATGGCGTCCTGTGACGGGCCGAGGCGGGCGCGTTCTGGGCCCGTCGTATGGCCGCTCGGATCAGGTGACAAGATGGACAGTTTGCGACAGCGACCGGTCCCGCTGATGCTGATTGCCGCGATCGCCAGCCTGCTCCACGGTTGCGACGGGGTGCCGAAGGAGGACTCCGCGGCCGAAGGGACGACGGAACGGGTGTCGGTGTCGGACGGGAACGTGTTTCAGTCGAACGGCGGCAACGGGGACAGCACGCGCGTAGAAATTGGGGTGCCCGAGCTGACCAGCCCGACCCCGGGGATCAGTGGAGACGGTCGTTTTGTTGTCTTCGATTCCACGGCCACCAATCTTGTCCCGGGGGTGAACACCAATGGAAGGCGGCAGATCTACCTGCATGATCGAGTCACCGGCCTCACCGAACTGATCTCGGTCGGCTCGAACGGCCTGGCCGGCAACGACGACAGCGCCTCGCCGGTGGTCGCGGACGACGGCGACACGGTCGTGTTCGAATCCTTTGCCAGCAATCTCGTTTTCAACGACACCAACAACGCCCGTGACGTGTTTCTGCGCCGGCGACAGGCGCAGATCACCGACCGGGTCTCCCAGACCGCGCAAGGGCTCCAGGGTCTCTGTCCGGCCGCCGGGGAAGGGTGCCGCAGCTACGATCCGGCGATCAATGCCGACGGGACCATCATCGCGTTCGGTTCAAACGCACGTCTGACGCCGGAGGATCTGGACAACAGCCCCGACATCTATGTGCTGGACCGGAGCAGCGGGCCGACCTTGCGGCGCATCACCGCGCCGCTTGGGGCGATTCAAGCGAACGCGAGCCACGGCAGTCCGGCGGTCAGCGCGGATGGGCGGTTCGTGGCCTTTGCCTCCAATGCCTCGAACCTGATCACCGGCGAGCCGCCGAATGCCGTGTTCGATATCTTCCGGCACGATCGCCTGGCCAATCAGCTTCAAAAGGTGTCGGTGCCGGCCAACGGCCTCGCTGCGGACGGAGACAGCCACGGTCCTTCGCTGAGCGGCGACGGCCGGTTCGTCGCCTTCTGGTCCCGGGCCAGAAACCTGTTGCCCGGTCCGCCGCGGGATACGGGATTCGCCGACATCTACGTGGCCGACATGCTGGGAACCGTCCCCTCCCTCAGCCGCACCGCCCTGGGCCTGTTCAACCAGTCGGCCAACGGCGATAGCCACTACCCGTCGATCAGCCGGGATGGACGCTTCGTCGCCTTTCTCTCCCGGGCCGACAACCTGGTGCCCGCCGGGGTGGACGGCAATAACTTCCTCGATGTCTATCGGGCCGATCGGAACTGCGTGCTCGCGCCGCCCCAAAATTGCGAGGTCATCCGGATCTCCATCGCCATCTCCAACCGCGACGTGGACGGGGACGGTCGAGCCCCGGTGATCGCCGCCGATCCGCGCATCATCGCATTCTACTCGGACGCGACCAATCTCGTGCCTAACGACACGAACAACTTCCGCGATGCGTTCGTGCGCCTGCTTAGGCAATAACTGACGACCTACCCCGCTCCGTTCATATCGAGGCGCGAGAAGGCTTGGATGGACCGGCTGCCTACAGGCCGATCGTCTCAATCCGGTGGAGTTCGTCGGGGGTGAGCGTGAAACGATCGGCCTGGAGGTCTTCCTTCATGTGTTGCGGATTCGTGGTGCCTGTCAGCGGGAGCATCCCGATCTGCATGGCGAATCGAAAGACGATCTGGGCTATTCCGACTCCGTAGCGCGCCGCCATCGCTCGGATGTCCGGGTCGATAAATATTTCCCGGTTGGCCGTCAACAGTGAGAAGCCTTGATAGATCATGTGGTGGGCCCGGCAGAGTTCCCGTACATCTTTGTCCCATCCGAGCGCCGCGTAACAGCGGTTCTGCACCACCATCGGTTTGTAGGTCGCCCGTTCACAGAGCAGCGCGAGCTGTTCGGCCGAGACATTGCTGACCCCGATCATCTTGACCTTCCCGGTTTCATAGAGCCCTTCGATCGCCTGCCACACTTCCCAATCCGCCGCTCCGAGGCCGCGCCGCTGGTAGGGTCCGTGGAGGACGTAGGAATCCAGATAGTCGGTCTGGAGATGGGCCAACGAGCTGTCGAAGGACTGCTGCACCTGGGTGGTGAGGTCGGCGGTGGGATCGTACGGGGTGCGATGGTCTTGACCGTTCGCCGGTGTGAACTTCGTTTGGAGAAACAACCGGTCTCGCGAGATCCCCTGCCGCGCGAGGGCTTGCAAGGCCTCTCCGACCAGCGCCTCCTCGTAATGGATCAGTTGATTCGCCGTGTCGATCGCCGTGAAGCCGGCTGTCACGGCCTCCAACACCAGCCGCGTCGTGGCCTGCTTCTTCCAGGCCGTGCCGTACATAAAGGATGGAATCGACACCCCGTTGTACGCGGTCAAGATCATAGGCGAGCCTCCTTGCCTCCTGCTTACCCGGTTCACCGGCGCCCTGTCCAGTCGTCAAGAACTCATCGACTGACTTCACACCTCCTCGTGCGCTAAGAAGCGAGCGTGTTATCATGCGGCATCATGTCGCTCGAACCTTCCTCCCATTTGCCCGGCGGCTTTCAAGTCCGGCATCGGACTCTGGGGATCTATCAGGGCAGCGCGATCGAGCTGGCATTCTGGCAACCGTCATCCGGCATGCCGGAGTACGGCCTGTGCCGGTTCTCGACAAAGGAGAAGGCCCAGGCACTGATCGACTTTCTCTGTTCCCCCGCCTGCGCGGAACCGATGGACCAGGCCGACCTGACGATCGAACCCTACGATCTGGCCGAACACGAGCGATTGATCAACGAACATCCCCTTTCGTCCGCCTGGGAAACGCCCATTTGAGGCCGATTCCCTTATCCGCGCGCACGACCGGCTCGAGCGGATGGCGTCGACAGGTCACGTTGAGTCGATCTTCATGGCGCGCGGGTGGGACTCGGAAGCCCATTCGTGGTACAGATCGTCGAGCTAGTCGAGCACCTCGGCTTCGGACATCGACGGAGGGGCGGCAAACTCTTGCACCAGCCGTTTTTTTGCCCTCGTTCCCGAGGAGAAACAGTCGCCACCCTCCCTCCGTGCGCACGAGGTGCGCCATCCGCCCGAACACATCGACCCGCATCGGTTTGGCCATCGGGGATTCAACACCGGGACGATCAGATCAGAAGACGCAACCGCCGCCGGGAAGCAGGTCCGCGCCGTTATTTCGGTTCCTGCGCAAGTCCGGCCTTGGTGGACAGGAATCGACGGATGCCGACCGCCAGAAACCCGGCGCCGGCCGCCAGGGACAGCCAACCCAACACGCGAACCAGAGGCTGCTCCATCAGCCAGACGGCGGGGACCCCGACAATGACGAATCCCAAGGCCGTCCTGATATAGGCCAGGAGCGTGCGCTCGTTCGCCAGTTCGGTCCGTTGCCGAGCCAGCCGGTCGCGAACCTGCGTCTCTGATCCATCCGGCATGGACAATCCGGACTCCTCGCGGGCACGATAGCCCATCAGCCTGTGAAGCTCAACAGATTCGCGGTGGGCCCGCTCGGACGAAGGTCGGTTGCCGGTGGAGAAACCAGTCCTTTGACAGACTGATAGAGAAGGTGCAAAATGTCGGATCAATCCCGAGCGAGGTTGAACATGGATCCGGGGTAGCGCTAGAAAATCCCACCAGGCTGAGCCGTTCCGGGACAACGCGACGCCCTCATAGCCGATTGTGGCCATGAGGGCGTTTGTCTGTGTGGGCAGACCCTCCGTAGAGATTCGGATTCTCACCCCACCATCCAGAAGGAGGAACGTCATGAGGCTGCTCCTCAGTCTGCTGATTGCACTCGCCGCTTGGTGGCCGATCGATTCCTTCGCAGAAGGGGCCGGAGGAGGATATCGCGGCATCGCGCAAATGTATTACTTCCTCATGTGGGCGATCTTGTGTTACGGCGCCTATGACACGTTCGGGAAGAAAGTCATGTACGTGGCGGCGCCGCTGTTGGCGATCGGGCTGTACATGATGCTTCCAGCCCATTAAGACCGACAACCCGAAGGCCCTGAGGGGAGAGCGTTCTTCTCTCAGGGTCCTCCGGCACCTCCTCCGCTTCTCATCACCTACTCAGCTTCTCGCATTCCGTGCTCATGCTTCGCCGCCCTACTCATCGAGAAGATAGCGCGGCTTGCAGCGGTGTGACGCGCCGTTGTCTCCTCAAAATACGTGCAAAATCCGCCGGCCGCTGGAGTCCGTAGTAAAGAGTGACAGATTTCTAGCGGGCTCCCGACAACCGGGAACCTTCGACGCGCGGACGAGCCATCGGCCGCGTGAAACACGGGGAGACACCATCATGTGCAGGCAGAATCGCCATACAGAACAGGGGCTCACGCTGCTTGAGCTTCTCATTGCCCTCGTCCTGCTCGCCATCGCGCTGGGGCTCATCATCAATACCATCATCGCGGTCATCCGCTCCCCTTCCAGCATTGACTTGGTCGAGGTGGGTCGGGTCGGCGCAGCCGGTGGACCGGTGACCATCACCTATCGCGTGAACCTGAACTACGACAGCGCACGAACAACCGCTGTATCGGAAGACGTCGATATCGAGGAAGTCGATTTCGGTCCGTTCCAGAATGACCTGCTGGACGTCGTCACGGTCTCGACCGCGGCAGGCCAATCAACGAGCGCCGGCACCCTGTTCACTCTGGAATGCGGACCGAGCTTGCTCGGCACCACGTACCTCAGCGGAAGACGGGACCTCTCACGGCTTGAACGCACCCACCTGATACTGGCCGAGTATGAGCGCATCTTGGCTCCGAACGTCAGGAGCGACGAGGTGATCGTGGACTGTCGAGCAGGAACGGGAGGAGGGACGTCAGGAACTGGTGGAGGGGGGACACCGGGGGCCGGTACCGAACCGGGAGATTAGCGGGAGAAGAATGGCATCCGTTCTTCACCCGGCCGCGGCTGCGCGATCCGCCTCCTCCAGCGACTGAAATTGAAGCGTGGGATGGTCCTTCACGCAATAGGCGAGCATATGTTCCGAGCCGAACAAGACCACCAGCCGTCCCTCCCGGTCTGTGAGCCGGAGCGTATCCATCGGCCAATAGACGCGGGCCACAGCCGCGGGATCGCCGCTCACCCAACGAGCGCAAACGTAGGGCAACCGCTCGACGGTGGCCTTAACCCCATATTCGCTCTGGAGACGCGAGACGACCACGTCGAATTGGAGGTCGCCCACGGCGGCCAGGATCGGCTCCCGGCGGACCTGATCGGGCGCCAACAGCACCTGCATGACGCCTTCCTCCTCCAATTGGCGGAGTCCCTTCTGGAACTGTTTGTGCTTGGAGATATCCGGACTGTGCAGCCGGCCGAAGCACTCGGGCGCAAATTTCGGGATCGGATCGAAGTGCAGCGGGCCTGCCGAACAGAGCGTATCGCCGATCGCGAAGAGGCCGGGATTGACGAGCCCCACCACATCGCCGGGAAACGCCTCGTCGATCGTTTCCCGGTCCCGACCGAACAACCGGTGCGGCCTGGTCATCCTGATCTTCCGGCCCAACCTGTTATGGTAGACCATCATGTCCTTTTCGAAGCGGCCCGAGCAGATGCGCAGGAATGCCATCCGGTCCCGATGCTGCGGGTCCATGTTGGCCTGAATCTTGAACACGAATCCGGAGAACGCCTCATCCGTCGGTTGCACGATCCGCTGCGCGCTCGCGCGCGGCCCCGGCGGTGGGGCGA
The DNA window shown above is from Nitrospira tepida and carries:
- a CDS encoding DUF5069 domain-containing protein, which produces MRTTSRLFQTLSMDAPLYPRSPKVLLGGLAHLARLIDKIRLRHAGLIQDYHYLTTGFDKSLIELLSIDAQAFKQRVLAGGTDEDLLEWVRTCGRTLSEAETRLWTGKVLTAGPADEAARDRFQGRLRDVAVKRGVPLESLPPVSTWVEAIELDEGRL
- a CDS encoding PilZ domain-containing protein, with translation MALPAPRSHEKRRHPRVRVQYRSHFSSKNRMVAGDGDLQDLSQAGCRIKSQVTAPAGSELELCVFVDGDENPLVIDVASVRWVRSDEFGLSFTQVRPPVQRRITDLCRKLAPLD
- a CDS encoding putative Ig domain-containing protein encodes the protein MEERSLHSIIVVRLLGAVACALLVACSGGGDGGSGAGGAGGVTGHVTPSITTTLLPIGDESLPYSATLTASGPGPLTWTVTGSLPQGLTFNPSTGTITGTPVAPASAPLSVKVTAPTWNDTKDYTLTIRSRTHRVSVASESLAESNGGSGDGTRLTNGVLQERSFGPGISGTGRFTVFDSGATNLVPGVLSNGKRQVYLHDRETGFTELISVGPGNVPGDDDSFTAAVSDDGQLVAFDSFAANLIPGDTNGARDIFLRNRTTGVTERLSQGVQGAQGICPNPGEGCNSFSPAISADGKVLAFGSFSRLVPDDTDDGTDIYVLDRRGAPVLRRITAGIGGAQANILNGSPAVSADGQFVAFASNASNLLAGDSADIVTDVFLYSLQTGVLRKVSVPAGGGAADGDSFSPSLSGEGRFVAFWSQAGNLMAGPAEGDNIADVFVADMQASQPSIVKVSVNLNLASGNGDSRSASISRDGRLVAYDSLATNLDVTAADANGVRDIIVTDRSCAFDATQPCSVKRVSIHGNGGDSNGESRYPAISGDGRFVLYYSDGSSLVDGDANGARDAFVSRRP
- a CDS encoding DUF72 domain-containing protein, which translates into the protein MPSLLIGTSGWAYANWKGPFYPEDCPRRRYLEYYAQEFPTTEVNSSFYHLPRAATYEQWTAQVPPEFVFALKVSRLITHHKRLVDVEEPWRAFVDRARVLGRHLGPLLLQFPPSFRCDRPRLARFLASACRPAASDPPLRLVCEFRHESWFTEDVYDLLQRHGAALCIADSPRYPRRDVRTAEFVYVRFHGRTQMFASSYTDEELTKEARWLKRAAQDGHDLYVYFNNDARGHAVENAWTLRRLMEGRRRKKTQRAGGV
- a CDS encoding gluconokinase; the protein is MVVIVMGVSGSGKTTIGRLLAESLEWSFVDGDDRHPQSNLDKMRRGLALTDEDREPWLLHLQAEIRRWLASSRDVVLACSALKASYRTRLVIDPSLVRLVYLAGPYSLMAQRLKGRSGHFFPDELLASQYAALEEPVGALVVDASQRPDDIVRQVRIGLGLSSPRAGR
- a CDS encoding PG0541 family transporter-associated protein, with amino-acid sequence MQMLMIVFRSSLKERVDELLRDCDVRQFTEINEAVGQGQSGPAEGAQFYPGTNTIVLVALDDAHVEKVAQAVQAWCRQVEDHPGWQRPSIRVFAFPCTQIA
- a CDS encoding TolB family protein; the protein is MDSLRQRPVPLMLIAAIASLLHGCDGVPKEDSAAEGTTERVSVSDGNVFQSNGGNGDSTRVEIGVPELTSPTPGISGDGRFVVFDSTATNLVPGVNTNGRRQIYLHDRVTGLTELISVGSNGLAGNDDSASPVVADDGDTVVFESFASNLVFNDTNNARDVFLRRRQAQITDRVSQTAQGLQGLCPAAGEGCRSYDPAINADGTIIAFGSNARLTPEDLDNSPDIYVLDRSSGPTLRRITAPLGAIQANASHGSPAVSADGRFVAFASNASNLITGEPPNAVFDIFRHDRLANQLQKVSVPANGLAADGDSHGPSLSGDGRFVAFWSRARNLLPGPPRDTGFADIYVADMLGTVPSLSRTALGLFNQSANGDSHYPSISRDGRFVAFLSRADNLVPAGVDGNNFLDVYRADRNCVLAPPQNCEVIRISIAISNRDVDGDGRAPVIAADPRIIAFYSDATNLVPNDTNNFRDAFVRLLRQ
- a CDS encoding aldo/keto reductase family protein codes for the protein MILTAYNGVSIPSFMYGTAWKKQATTRLVLEAVTAGFTAIDTANQLIHYEEALVGEALQALARQGISRDRLFLQTKFTPANGQDHRTPYDPTADLTTQVQQSFDSSLAHLQTDYLDSYVLHGPYQRRGLGAADWEVWQAIEGLYETGKVKMIGVSNVSAEQLALLCERATYKPMVVQNRCYAALGWDKDVRELCRAHHMIYQGFSLLTANREIFIDPDIRAMAARYGVGIAQIVFRFAMQIGMLPLTGTTNPQHMKEDLQADRFTLTPDELHRIETIGL
- a CDS encoding DUF202 domain-containing protein, which codes for MPDGSETQVRDRLARQRTELANERTLLAYIRTALGFVIVGVPAVWLMEQPLVRVLGWLSLAAGAGFLAVGIRRFLSTKAGLAQEPK